One window from the genome of Rufibacter tibetensis encodes:
- a CDS encoding RtcB family protein, producing the protein MAIVQNNITVFGEEIIDQSAIDQLKRCVSEEDLGVLTADAHYGYAHPIGGAVAYKNKVSLSGVGFDIGCGNKAVRTDIMASDVKISRVMDEIVRTIGFGVGRPNPKRVDHPVLEHIKKAEFKPQREMRKLAAEQLGTVGSGNHFIDLFEDEKGYLWVGVHFGSRGFGHKTASGFIALSQGLSFFDKAKEGSMDAPPILFDIDSELGQDYIAAMSLAGEYAYAGRDVVVEQVLGILGGKATEVIHNHHNFAWFEKHQGENYWVVRKGCTPAFPGQKGFIGANMYDNSVIIEGVESELSVRGLYSTVHGAGRLLSRRAAAGKTKWIRDNKGVKRKTVVSPGLVDFEAVQQRMKAQGIELRGAGADEAPEAYKKLEDVLKHQGNTIKVLHTLRPLGVAMAGEDVYDPYKD; encoded by the coding sequence ATGGCTATTGTGCAGAACAACATTACCGTTTTTGGGGAAGAGATCATAGATCAAAGCGCTATTGACCAGCTCAAGCGTTGCGTGAGCGAAGAAGACCTTGGTGTGCTCACCGCAGATGCCCATTATGGCTATGCGCACCCTATCGGCGGAGCCGTGGCCTACAAAAACAAAGTGTCGTTGTCTGGGGTGGGGTTTGACATTGGCTGTGGAAACAAAGCCGTGCGCACAGATATCATGGCTTCTGATGTGAAAATCTCCCGGGTAATGGATGAGATTGTACGCACCATCGGGTTTGGCGTGGGCAGACCTAATCCCAAGCGCGTGGATCATCCGGTGTTGGAGCATATCAAAAAAGCTGAGTTCAAGCCACAGCGTGAGATGCGCAAACTGGCCGCCGAGCAACTGGGTACCGTGGGCAGCGGCAACCATTTCATTGATTTGTTTGAAGACGAAAAAGGTTATCTGTGGGTGGGGGTGCACTTCGGGTCCAGGGGATTCGGGCATAAGACTGCCTCTGGGTTCATCGCACTATCCCAAGGTCTAAGCTTTTTTGACAAAGCCAAGGAAGGCTCCATGGATGCGCCACCTATCTTGTTTGACATAGACTCTGAACTGGGGCAAGATTACATTGCTGCCATGTCCTTAGCCGGAGAATATGCCTATGCCGGGCGGGATGTGGTGGTGGAGCAGGTACTGGGCATCTTAGGAGGTAAAGCAACAGAAGTAATCCATAATCATCACAATTTTGCGTGGTTTGAGAAGCACCAGGGCGAAAACTACTGGGTAGTGCGCAAAGGCTGTACTCCGGCGTTTCCCGGCCAAAAAGGGTTTATTGGAGCCAATATGTATGACAACTCTGTGATCATTGAAGGGGTGGAGAGCGAGCTTTCAGTCAGGGGCCTTTACTCAACAGTGCATGGGGCAGGTCGTTTGCTCAGCCGTAGGGCCGCGGCCGGAAAAACCAAATGGATCAGAGACAACAAGGGTGTGAAGCGGAAAACTGTAGTCTCACCCGGGTTGGTAGATTTTGAGGCGGTACAACAGCGCATGAAAGCCCAAGGCATTGAGCTGCGCGGCGCTGGTGCTGATGAAGCCCCTGAAGCTTACAAAAAACTGGAAGACGTTTTGAAGCACCAAGGCAATACCATCAAAGTCCTGCACACGCTTCGTCCGCTTGGCGTGGCCATGGCTGGTGAGGATGTGTATGACCCTTACAAAGATTAA
- the cysD gene encoding sulfate adenylyltransferase subunit CysD, protein MSSYKLDYLDQLESEAIHIFREVAGQFERPALLFSGGKDSIVLVHLALKAFRPGKFPFPLVHIDTGHNFQEALDFRDYLADKIGEKLIVRNVEDTIKAKGLTEQKGKLPSRNGLQTYTLLDTIEEFEFDACIGGARRDEEKARAKERIFSVRDEFGSWDPKLQRPELWNTYNGKINKGENVRVFPISNWTELDIWNYIRREKIELPSIYFAHEREVLEFDGRLVATNEFVTLDHHDVVTRKVVRYRTVGDMTCTAAVESSASTLDDIINEIIATNTSERGQTRIDDRVSEAAMEDRKKNGYF, encoded by the coding sequence ATGAGTTCATATAAATTAGATTACCTGGATCAGCTGGAATCAGAAGCGATTCATATTTTCAGAGAAGTAGCAGGTCAGTTTGAGCGCCCGGCCCTTTTGTTTTCCGGCGGAAAAGACTCTATTGTGTTGGTGCACCTGGCGTTGAAAGCCTTCCGGCCTGGCAAGTTCCCTTTCCCATTGGTGCACATTGACACCGGCCACAACTTCCAAGAAGCATTAGACTTCAGAGACTACCTGGCCGACAAAATCGGTGAAAAGCTGATTGTGCGTAACGTGGAAGATACCATCAAAGCCAAAGGCCTTACTGAGCAGAAAGGCAAATTGCCTAGCCGTAACGGGTTGCAGACCTACACCTTACTAGATACGATTGAAGAGTTCGAGTTTGACGCTTGTATTGGTGGTGCCCGCCGGGACGAAGAGAAAGCCCGTGCCAAAGAGCGTATCTTCTCAGTGCGTGATGAGTTCGGTTCCTGGGATCCTAAGTTGCAGCGCCCTGAGTTGTGGAACACCTACAACGGCAAAATCAACAAAGGCGAAAACGTGCGCGTGTTCCCGATCAGTAACTGGACTGAGCTGGACATTTGGAACTACATCCGTCGTGAGAAAATTGAGCTGCCATCTATCTACTTTGCCCATGAGCGCGAGGTGTTAGAGTTTGATGGCCGCTTGGTTGCTACCAACGAATTTGTAACGCTGGATCACCATGACGTGGTGACCCGCAAAGTGGTTCGTTACCGCACTGTAGGTGACATGACCTGTACTGCTGCTGTTGAGTCCAGTGCTTCTACCTTAGATGACATCATCAACGAGATCATCGCAACCAACACCAGCGAGCGTGGCCAGACCCGTATTGACGACCGCGTTTCTGAAGCCGCTATGGAAGACCGCAAGAAAAACGGATACTTCTAA
- a CDS encoding phosphoadenylyl-sulfate reductase: MASSSQEHVSQLIQETEGLTIDQTFALLVNRYPNEVTFSSSFSFEDQVISHLILENQFPISIFTLDTGRLFPETYSVWSRTNEAYNTRIKPYYPNNEQLEEFVSSTGPNSFYESTQNRKDCCHIRKVEPLKRALKGNAIWITGLRAEHSQGRSDLPKFEWDEGNQLIKFHPLLYWTTEEVMAFIKQHNIPYNKLHDKGFISIGCAPCTRAIQPGEDFRAGRWWWEDASKKECGLHVSESPAPVAPELAK; the protein is encoded by the coding sequence ATGGCCTCTTCTTCACAAGAGCATGTGTCTCAACTTATACAAGAGACAGAAGGCTTAACCATAGACCAGACGTTTGCGCTGCTGGTGAACCGTTACCCTAATGAGGTGACGTTCTCTTCCAGCTTCAGCTTTGAAGACCAGGTGATCTCTCACCTGATTCTGGAAAACCAATTCCCCATCAGCATCTTCACGTTAGATACCGGCCGTCTTTTCCCTGAGACTTACTCCGTATGGAGCCGGACCAATGAGGCGTACAACACCCGTATCAAGCCTTATTATCCTAACAATGAGCAACTGGAGGAATTTGTGTCTTCTACCGGTCCCAACTCTTTTTATGAGTCTACCCAGAACCGCAAAGACTGCTGCCACATCAGAAAAGTGGAGCCGTTGAAGCGCGCTTTGAAAGGTAACGCCATCTGGATTACCGGTCTGCGGGCCGAGCATTCTCAGGGCCGCAGTGACTTGCCTAAGTTTGAGTGGGACGAGGGAAACCAGCTCATTAAATTCCACCCGCTGCTGTACTGGACCACTGAGGAAGTGATGGCTTTCATCAAGCAGCACAACATCCCTTACAACAAACTGCACGACAAAGGCTTCATCTCAATAGGCTGCGCCCCTTGTACCCGTGCCATCCAGCCGGGCGAAGATTTCCGGGCAGGACGTTGGTGGTGGGAAGACGCCAGCAAAAAAGAGTGTGGCTTACACGTATCTGAATCGCCGGCTCCGGTTGCTCCGGAACTGGCCAAGTAG
- a CDS encoding mechanosensitive ion channel family protein, which translates to MLEQFRVEEVFEHITHFTIDHFPQFLQGAGVVIGALLGGAIIKWFIFKALSAYQHWFPHIWVEAILIKLRKPLAYFLPLLLLSTALPLIPLRPEPYEVVRRIMEILLTCAFAYFLIGWVNVVQYQVKKKYQLDKADNIKERKIVTQLQFIRRVVVILIIFFAVCLILMSFPTVRRIGTGLVTSAGIAGVILGFAAQRSLGNLLAGFQIAFTQPLRIDDVLVVENEWGRVEEITLTYVVVRIWDQRRLILPINYFIEKPFQNWTRTNAELLGTVFLYLDYTAPIEALRQELTRILKETHLWDERVGILQVTESKERTLELRILVSATDSATAFDLRCFVREKMVNFIQKNHPGCLPLTRTLSSGESPNMPFVPMEAAQ; encoded by the coding sequence ATGTTAGAACAGTTCAGAGTAGAAGAAGTGTTTGAGCACATCACACACTTCACCATTGATCATTTCCCTCAATTCCTGCAAGGTGCCGGTGTGGTGATTGGGGCTTTATTAGGAGGCGCCATTATCAAGTGGTTTATTTTTAAGGCATTATCAGCGTACCAGCATTGGTTTCCGCATATTTGGGTAGAGGCTATTTTGATCAAATTGCGCAAGCCGCTCGCCTATTTTCTTCCGCTTTTACTTCTTTCCACTGCGCTCCCGTTAATTCCCTTGCGGCCCGAGCCGTATGAAGTGGTGAGGCGTATCATGGAAATCTTGCTCACATGTGCCTTTGCTTATTTCCTGATTGGTTGGGTAAACGTGGTGCAGTACCAGGTCAAGAAAAAGTACCAGCTAGACAAAGCAGACAATATAAAAGAAAGGAAGATTGTCACCCAGCTTCAGTTCATCAGGCGGGTAGTGGTGATCTTGATTATCTTCTTCGCGGTGTGTTTGATCCTGATGAGTTTCCCAACGGTGAGGCGAATAGGAACCGGATTGGTAACCTCAGCAGGTATTGCCGGGGTGATCCTGGGTTTTGCCGCGCAGCGCTCTTTAGGGAATTTACTTGCCGGCTTTCAGATTGCCTTTACCCAACCCTTGCGCATTGATGATGTTCTGGTGGTGGAAAATGAATGGGGCCGGGTGGAAGAAATCACCCTTACTTATGTAGTGGTTCGTATCTGGGACCAGCGCCGCCTGATCCTGCCCATTAACTACTTTATAGAAAAGCCTTTCCAGAACTGGACCCGCACCAATGCCGAGTTGCTTGGAACAGTCTTCCTCTACTTAGATTATACGGCTCCCATTGAGGCCCTGCGCCAGGAACTCACTCGTATTCTGAAGGAAACACACCTTTGGGACGAACGAGTAGGCATCTTGCAGGTCACCGAGTCTAAAGAAAGAACCTTGGAGTTAAGGATTTTGGTCAGTGCCACTGACTCTGCCACTGCCTTTGATTTGCGCTGCTTTGTACGGGAAAAAATGGTAAATTTCATTCAGAAGAATCACCCGGGATGCCTGCCTCTTACCCGTACCCTAAGCTCAGGTGAAAGTCCCAATATGCCCTTTGTGCCCATGGAAGCGGCGCAATGA
- a CDS encoding glycoside hydrolase family 15 protein, giving the protein MAKHTYDMGLIGNCAYLALIHKDTNIEWLCWPRFDSSFIFGPMMDRQKGGEYSIKPDSENFTSHQYYVENTNILCTEITCQEGSYRVTDFAPRFRQHQRYYKPLMLVRKVEPLSGAPRIKATCKPMGNYGQLELKRRRSSNHIAFLGLDEEVRLTTNASLSYILEDESFVLNETLYFVLTYGAPLEANLENTAEEFLRQTTRYWRMWVKNTSISNFFQEQVIRSALALKIHQYEDTGAIIASPTTSLPEHPGSGRNWDYRFCWMRDTYYILNAFNNIGHFEEMERYFHFIANITAKDTQRYQPLYSISGQSKLTEIELELDGYLGNKPVRIGNDAYTHIQNDVYGQILVALLPLYVDRRFNDAERIESQKLIYKTLYKIRDTMNEPDAGLWEFRDFAQYHCYTYLFHWAGASAAASAARYMGDEQLGQLATQLMQEAAAKIEECFDPEQGVYTQAIGKNHMDASTLQLIMMHYLDPASERAKSHLEAMEKELKTPEGLFYRYKHADDFGVPQSTFLICAFWYIEALACVGRIEEATEEFENILKYTNHLGLLSEDVDSKDGSQWGNFPQAYSHVGLLNAAYRISKRLDKPSFLL; this is encoded by the coding sequence ATGGCAAAACATACCTATGACATGGGCCTGATTGGCAACTGCGCCTATCTCGCCCTGATCCACAAAGACACTAACATTGAATGGCTCTGTTGGCCTCGTTTTGACAGCAGCTTCATCTTCGGTCCTATGATGGACCGGCAAAAAGGTGGTGAATACTCCATCAAACCTGATTCTGAGAATTTCACCTCGCACCAGTATTACGTGGAGAACACCAACATTCTCTGCACTGAAATCACCTGCCAAGAAGGCTCTTACCGGGTTACAGATTTTGCTCCTCGCTTCCGGCAGCACCAGCGCTACTACAAGCCTCTCATGCTCGTGCGCAAAGTGGAGCCTTTGTCTGGTGCCCCGCGCATCAAGGCTACCTGCAAACCCATGGGCAACTACGGGCAGTTGGAACTGAAACGCCGCCGCAGCAGCAACCACATCGCTTTCTTAGGTCTAGACGAAGAAGTTCGCCTGACCACCAATGCCTCGCTCAGCTACATTCTGGAAGACGAGTCTTTCGTGCTGAACGAGACGCTTTACTTTGTTTTGACCTACGGAGCCCCATTGGAGGCAAACCTGGAAAACACCGCTGAGGAATTCCTGCGCCAAACCACCCGCTACTGGCGGATGTGGGTGAAGAATACCAGCATCAGCAACTTCTTCCAGGAGCAGGTGATCCGAAGCGCGTTAGCTCTGAAGATTCACCAGTACGAAGACACCGGGGCCATCATTGCCTCGCCTACCACCAGTTTGCCGGAACACCCCGGCAGCGGCCGTAACTGGGATTACCGGTTCTGCTGGATGCGTGACACCTATTACATCCTGAATGCTTTCAACAACATTGGCCACTTTGAAGAAATGGAGCGGTATTTCCACTTCATCGCCAACATCACGGCCAAAGATACCCAGCGTTACCAACCGCTCTACTCCATTAGTGGTCAAAGTAAACTCACCGAGATTGAACTGGAACTGGACGGTTACCTGGGCAACAAACCGGTACGCATAGGGAACGATGCCTACACGCACATCCAGAATGATGTGTACGGCCAGATTCTGGTGGCTTTGCTCCCCTTGTATGTAGACCGCCGTTTCAACGACGCTGAGCGTATTGAATCGCAGAAACTGATTTACAAGACGCTGTACAAAATACGTGACACCATGAATGAGCCAGATGCCGGTTTGTGGGAGTTCCGCGATTTTGCGCAGTACCATTGCTATACGTACCTGTTCCATTGGGCCGGTGCCTCAGCGGCAGCCAGTGCCGCCCGTTACATGGGCGATGAGCAACTAGGGCAGTTGGCCACGCAGTTGATGCAGGAAGCAGCCGCTAAAATTGAGGAGTGCTTTGATCCGGAACAAGGTGTGTACACGCAGGCCATTGGCAAAAACCACATGGATGCCAGTACGCTCCAACTCATCATGATGCACTACTTGGACCCAGCTTCTGAAAGAGCTAAGTCGCACTTGGAGGCCATGGAGAAAGAGCTTAAAACGCCCGAAGGACTGTTCTACCGCTACAAACACGCCGATGATTTTGGAGTGCCGCAAAGCACGTTCCTGATCTGTGCATTCTGGTACATTGAGGCCCTGGCTTGCGTAGGCCGCATAGAAGAAGCGACTGAAGAGTTTGAGAACATCCTCAAATACACGAACCACTTGGGCTTGCTGAGCGAAGACGTAGACTCTAAAGACGGAAGCCAGTGGGGTAACTTCCCGCAGGCTTACAGCCACGTAGGTCTTCTGAACGCCGCTTATCGTATCTCCAAACGTTTAGACAAACCTTCGTTTTTGTTATAG
- a CDS encoding leucine-rich repeat-containing protein kinase family protein has translation MHTLEQLQAGELAGATRVKLSCNLTEVPSEIFDLAETLEILDLSGNHLTSLPDAFTRLQNLRIAFFSDNDFTVFPEVLGKLPRLEMIGFKACQIGHIAEDAIPHTTRWLILTNNQIAELPASIGKCTRMQKLMLAGNKLKALPPELASCQNLELFRISANQITHLPDWLFSLPRLSWLAISGNPCNPPASTATDLPEISWQDLVLEEQLGEGASGIISRAHWQNRANSTHQVAVKVFKGEVTSDGLPEDEMQACMRAGAHPNLVQVLGKLGQHPAQKQGLVFELIPAGYRNLGGSPSFESCTRDVYAEDTVFTLEEAISISLGVASATAHLHARGISHGDLYAHNTLVDETGHPLFGDFGAATVYDQANTTLATALERLEVRAFGCLLEDLLDHLTPEAMAQERAQRLLQLKQVCMQPEVQNRPAFSFIVEQIESISKQVMPSSLN, from the coding sequence ATGCATACCTTAGAACAATTACAAGCCGGTGAACTGGCAGGCGCTACCAGAGTAAAACTCTCCTGCAACCTTACTGAGGTTCCCTCTGAGATATTTGACCTGGCCGAAACCCTGGAAATTCTGGACCTATCCGGAAACCACCTGACCAGCTTACCCGATGCCTTTACCCGGTTACAAAACCTGCGCATTGCGTTTTTCTCTGACAACGACTTCACGGTGTTTCCCGAGGTGCTGGGCAAACTTCCCCGCCTGGAGATGATTGGGTTCAAAGCTTGTCAGATTGGGCACATTGCCGAGGATGCCATTCCGCACACTACCCGCTGGCTTATCTTAACCAATAACCAGATTGCCGAATTACCGGCTTCTATTGGCAAATGTACCCGCATGCAAAAGTTGATGCTGGCCGGAAATAAGTTGAAAGCCCTTCCTCCGGAACTGGCTTCCTGCCAAAACCTGGAGCTTTTCAGAATATCAGCGAACCAAATTACTCACCTGCCAGATTGGTTGTTCTCGCTTCCGCGCCTCTCCTGGCTGGCTATCTCGGGAAACCCCTGCAACCCGCCGGCTTCTACTGCCACCGACTTACCAGAAATTTCCTGGCAAGATTTGGTGCTGGAGGAGCAATTGGGCGAAGGTGCCTCAGGCATCATTTCACGGGCACATTGGCAAAACCGGGCAAATTCTACCCATCAGGTGGCGGTGAAAGTTTTCAAAGGCGAAGTGACCAGCGATGGCTTGCCCGAAGACGAGATGCAGGCTTGTATGCGGGCCGGGGCACACCCCAACCTGGTGCAGGTACTAGGAAAATTAGGCCAGCATCCGGCCCAGAAACAAGGCTTGGTGTTTGAGTTAATACCCGCCGGCTACCGCAACCTAGGAGGCTCGCCCAGCTTTGAATCCTGCACCCGCGATGTCTACGCTGAAGACACGGTCTTCACTCTGGAAGAAGCCATCAGCATTTCTTTAGGCGTTGCCTCCGCAACCGCTCACCTGCATGCCCGTGGCATTTCGCATGGCGACCTTTATGCGCACAATACCTTAGTAGATGAAACCGGCCATCCGCTCTTCGGGGACTTTGGTGCCGCAACAGTATATGACCAGGCCAATACGACCCTAGCCACTGCTTTGGAACGCCTGGAAGTTCGGGCCTTCGGGTGCCTGCTGGAAGATTTGCTGGATCACCTCACTCCCGAAGCTATGGCTCAGGAACGGGCGCAAAGGCTTCTTCAGTTAAAGCAGGTTTGTATGCAACCTGAGGTTCAGAACCGGCCTGCTTTTTCGTTCATTGTGGAGCAGATAGAATCTATCTCTAAACAGGTAATGCCAAGCAGCTTAAACTAA
- a CDS encoding bifunctional alpha,alpha-trehalose-phosphate synthase (UDP-forming)/trehalose-phosphatase yields MPKTIIISNRLPIKVQRTEDGLTYETSEGGLATGLGSIYKTDDNIWIGWPGTFFNDTAEQEQVTKDLSEQSMRPVFLTESEIHNFYEGFSNETLWPSFHYFSQYAVYDDTFWEAYQGVNGKFCRAVMEHAEPGDTIWVHDYQLLLLPALIREALPESTIGFFQHIPFPSYEVFRLLPWREQILKGMLGADLVGFHTFDDARHFLSSVSRIVGWTASQSIIDNGSRQIMVDAFPMGIDYEKYASLAASEEMKEKQKEYREALHHQKVMLSIDRLDYSKGIPQRLRGFELLLHEHPEFREKVTLFMLVVPSRDQVEQYRELKETIDELVGRINSSYRTITWNPIQYFYRSFPLEELSALYSLADIALVTPMRDGMNLVCKEFVASKLDQKGVLILSEMAGAAKELSDAILINPNDLGAMVRAMQEAMIMPEEEQKLRMQHMQEVLKRYDIHHWVSIFMNRLEYIKLKQMSLATEYLSEEERDELLEAYTNASQRILFLDYDGTLTSFTNNPKHAKPDTELLQVLGCLAQEDNNKVVIISGRDRATLEEWLGHLDVDIIAEHGVWARERGQDWEMLHHLTSDWKSEIRPILELLVSRTPGSFIEEKDFSLVWHYRKVDPGLGELRARELGNHLQYLASNINLQVMEGDKVLEIKNVEVNKGLATLSWLEEHPHDFLLGIGDDRTDEDMFRIMPKEAFTIKVGSKRSLARFNLDNTKEVRKLLQSMCAVEE; encoded by the coding sequence ATGCCTAAAACGATTATCATTTCTAACCGGCTTCCCATCAAAGTTCAGCGGACCGAGGACGGATTAACGTATGAAACCAGCGAAGGAGGGCTAGCCACCGGTTTAGGTTCTATTTACAAAACAGATGACAATATTTGGATTGGCTGGCCCGGCACCTTTTTCAATGATACGGCCGAACAGGAGCAGGTTACCAAAGACCTCTCTGAACAAAGCATGCGGCCCGTTTTCCTGACGGAAAGTGAGATTCATAACTTTTATGAAGGGTTTAGCAATGAGACGCTTTGGCCTTCCTTCCATTACTTCAGCCAGTACGCCGTGTATGATGACACCTTTTGGGAGGCATACCAAGGGGTAAACGGCAAGTTCTGCCGGGCTGTTATGGAGCATGCGGAGCCCGGTGATACCATTTGGGTACATGATTATCAACTGCTCCTTTTACCAGCCTTGATCAGAGAAGCACTGCCAGAAAGCACCATTGGGTTTTTCCAGCACATTCCGTTTCCGTCGTATGAAGTATTCCGGTTACTGCCCTGGCGCGAACAGATCTTGAAAGGCATGCTGGGAGCCGATCTGGTTGGGTTCCATACGTTTGACGATGCCCGCCACTTCCTGAGTTCTGTAAGCCGCATTGTTGGGTGGACCGCCTCGCAAAGCATCATTGATAATGGAAGCCGGCAAATCATGGTAGATGCCTTTCCTATGGGCATTGACTATGAGAAGTACGCCTCCCTGGCAGCTTCTGAAGAGATGAAGGAAAAACAAAAGGAGTATCGTGAGGCTTTACATCATCAGAAAGTAATGCTGTCCATTGACCGCCTGGATTACTCCAAAGGTATTCCGCAGCGCCTGAGAGGGTTTGAGTTGCTGTTACATGAGCACCCTGAGTTCCGGGAGAAAGTGACCTTATTTATGCTGGTGGTTCCGTCCCGCGACCAGGTAGAACAGTACCGTGAGTTGAAGGAGACCATTGATGAACTGGTGGGCCGCATTAACAGCTCTTACCGCACCATCACCTGGAACCCTATTCAGTACTTCTACCGCTCTTTCCCTCTGGAAGAACTATCTGCGCTGTACTCCTTAGCTGACATTGCCCTGGTGACACCTATGCGCGACGGTATGAATCTGGTGTGCAAAGAATTTGTGGCCAGCAAGCTTGACCAGAAAGGCGTTCTTATTTTAAGCGAGATGGCTGGAGCCGCCAAAGAACTCTCAGATGCCATCCTGATCAACCCAAATGATTTAGGCGCGATGGTGCGGGCCATGCAGGAAGCCATGATCATGCCAGAGGAGGAGCAGAAACTCAGAATGCAGCACATGCAGGAAGTATTGAAGCGCTACGACATTCATCATTGGGTAAGTATTTTCATGAACCGGCTGGAGTACATCAAACTTAAGCAGATGAGCCTGGCCACCGAATACTTGTCTGAGGAAGAGCGCGATGAGCTGCTAGAGGCGTACACCAACGCCTCCCAACGCATTCTTTTCCTGGATTATGATGGTACGCTCACGTCTTTTACCAACAATCCTAAACACGCCAAACCAGATACTGAACTGTTGCAGGTACTAGGGTGTCTGGCGCAGGAAGACAACAACAAGGTAGTGATTATTAGTGGCCGTGACCGGGCTACCCTGGAAGAATGGTTGGGCCATTTAGACGTGGACATTATCGCAGAGCACGGGGTTTGGGCCCGGGAGCGGGGCCAGGATTGGGAAATGCTGCACCACCTTACCAGCGACTGGAAATCAGAAATCAGACCTATTCTAGAACTTCTGGTTAGCAGAACGCCCGGGTCATTTATCGAGGAAAAAGACTTCTCGCTGGTGTGGCATTACAGAAAAGTAGATCCAGGATTAGGAGAACTACGCGCCCGCGAGCTAGGAAATCACTTGCAATACCTGGCCTCTAACATCAACCTGCAGGTAATGGAAGGCGATAAAGTGCTGGAAATCAAAAACGTGGAGGTGAACAAAGGTCTGGCTACCCTAAGCTGGCTGGAAGAACACCCACATGATTTTCTTTTAGGCATTGGCGATGACCGCACCGATGAAGACATGTTCAGGATTATGCCTAAAGAAGCTTTTACCATTAAAGTGGGTAGCAAGCGTTCTCTGGCCCGTTTCAATCTGGATAACACCAAAGAGGTCCGGAAACTTCTGCAGTCTATGTGTGCGGTAGAGGAATAA